A region of Takifugu flavidus isolate HTHZ2018 chromosome 2, ASM371156v2, whole genome shotgun sequence DNA encodes the following proteins:
- the cebpa gene encoding CCAAT/enhancer-binding protein alpha, with the protein MELTNLYEVAPRPLMSSLNHVQQASSGYREAAELGGDIGDNETSIDLSAYIDPAAFNDDFLADLFHHSARQDKLKTMNGEYDSVQCGPGPQQLYMSNYMESKLEPLYDHNPPRIRPVAIKQEPQDDVDLNPGLQPTYHHTNTHSQQYSQHSQQPQPHLQYQIAHCAQTTMHLQPGHPTPPPTPVPSPHQHALPHHHHVQQPRTSSAKHKKYIDKHSAEYRLRRERNNVAVRKSRDKAKLRNLETQHKVVELTADNDRLRRRVEHLTRELDTLRGIFRQLPDGSFKPS; encoded by the coding sequence ATGGAGCTCACAAACCTGTACGAGGTCGCACCCCGGCCCCTAATGAGCAGCCTGAACCACGTCCAGCAGGCGTCCTCCGGCTACAGGGAAGCAGCGGAACTCGGTGGAGACATCGGGGACAACGAGACGTCCATCGACCTGAGCGCCTACATCGACCCGGCGGCCTTCAACGACGATTTCCTAGCGGACCTTTTCCACCACAGTGCACGACAGGACAAGCTCAAGACCATGAACGGGGAATACGACTCGGTCCAGTGTGGTCCGGGTCCACAGCAGCTCTACATGTCCAACTACATGGAGTCCAAACTGGAGCCGCTCTACGACCACAACCCGCCGCGGATACGACCCGTGGCCATCAAGCAGGAGCCCCAGGACGACGTGGACCTGAACCCGGGCCTGCAGCCTACTTACCACCACACGAACACGCATTCCCAGCAGTACTCGCAACATTCccagcagccgcagccgcaCCTCCAGTACCAGATTGCGCACTGCGCGCAGACTACCATGCACCTTCAGCCGGGTCACCCGACCCCCCCGCCGACCCCGGTGCCCAGTCCGCATCAGCACGCGCTCCCTCACCACCATCACGTGCAACAGCCGCGCACCAGCAGTGCCAAACACAAGAAGTACATCGACAAGCACAGCGCGGAGTACCGGCTGCGGCGCGAGCGCAACAACGTGGCCGTGCGCAAAAGTCGCGACAAGGCGAAGCTGCGCAACCTGGAGACGCAGCACAAGGTGGTGGAGCTGACGGCCGACAACGACAGGCTGCGGCGGCGCGTCGAGCACCTCACCCGGGAACTCGATACGCTACGGGGCATCTTCAGACAGCTACCGGACGGATCGTTCAAGCCCAGCTGA
- the cebpg gene encoding CCAAT/enhancer-binding protein gamma yields the protein MSRPSQPKLTTADSNSVSVIQSQAHAAASSSLQQVPQLIPATTAGGGKALPPSKMKKQPADKDSEEYRLRRERNNLAVKKSRMRSKQKAMDTQQRVNELKEENERLEAKIKLLSKELSVLKDLFLEHAHNLADNAQPAAAADGSSPIVKNVNGQ from the coding sequence ATGAGCCGGCCGTCACAGCCGAAACTAACCACAGCTGACAGTAACAGCGTGAGCGTCATCCAGAGCCAGGCCCACGCCGCCGCGTCTTCATCCCTGCAACAGGTCCCCCAGCTCATCCCCGCCACCACAGCCGGAGGAGGAAAGGCCCTCCCCCCCAGCAAGATGAAGAAGCAACCTGCCGACAAAGACAGCGAGGAGTACCGGCTGCGCCGCGAACGCAACAACCTGGCGGTGAAGAAGAGCCGCATGCGCAGCAAACAGAAGGCCATGGACACGCAGCAACGTGTCAacgagctgaaggaggagaacgaACGCCTGGAGGCCAAAATCAAGCTCCTCAGCAAGGAACTGAGCGTGCTCAAAGACCTGTTCCTGGAGCACGCGCACAACCTAGCCGACAATGCCCAGCCCGCCGCGGCGGCCGACGGATCCAGCCCCATCGTGAAGAACGTTAACGGGCAGTGA